A window of Sphingobacterium sp. SRCM116780 contains these coding sequences:
- a CDS encoding alpha-L-fucosidase has protein sequence MKKLFLIPLTFMLFKQNNCLAQDIIPYGLTPNARQVEWYNQEIIAFFHFGLNTYEEFVNEGDGKASTSLFNPTDLNIDQWAKTLKAAGIPNGILTAKHADGFCLWPSAYTDYNVKNSPWKNGKGDVVKEFTEAFSRNGLKASVYLGPHDRHEHLHPEYSIAKYKQYYGNQLRELMGNYGPIWETWWDGAGADELTTPVYSSWSKIVHELQPNCVIFGTKNSYRFADVRWVGNESGFAGDPCWSTIDSASIRDEAANIKYLNQGELDGDAYIPAETDVSIRPSWFYHQEEDKMVKTTKELWDIYCQSVGRNSVLLLNLPPDRRGQLSPIDSTNVVQLRQGINETFGNNLLKGAQIKSKNGRGGQYVETTLLDNSTETFYTTKDKQTTDEITFTMSDKKEFDCLMIQEVIQLGHRTTGWEVDYSQDGKRWTTISETKGRQSIGHKWIVRFEPIEAKYIRLRITKGQATPALHSFGIYKQSLLFT, from the coding sequence ATGAAGAAACTATTTTTAATTCCTTTAACATTTATGCTTTTTAAGCAAAACAACTGTTTAGCGCAAGATATTATACCTTATGGGTTGACCCCTAATGCCAGACAAGTGGAGTGGTATAACCAAGAGATCATCGCTTTCTTTCATTTTGGTTTAAATACTTATGAAGAGTTTGTCAATGAAGGAGATGGAAAAGCGAGTACATCATTATTTAATCCGACAGATTTAAATATAGATCAGTGGGCAAAAACACTAAAAGCAGCTGGTATTCCAAATGGGATCTTAACGGCAAAACATGCCGATGGTTTCTGTTTATGGCCAAGTGCATATACCGATTATAATGTGAAAAACAGTCCTTGGAAGAATGGGAAGGGCGATGTCGTTAAGGAATTTACAGAGGCGTTTAGCCGAAATGGCTTAAAAGCAAGTGTTTATTTAGGGCCACACGATCGACATGAGCATTTACATCCAGAATATTCCATCGCAAAATATAAACAGTATTATGGCAATCAATTGCGCGAACTGATGGGCAATTATGGACCAATTTGGGAAACCTGGTGGGACGGTGCAGGAGCAGATGAACTGACTACTCCTGTATACAGCAGTTGGTCAAAGATCGTACACGAACTACAGCCCAATTGTGTAATCTTTGGTACGAAAAATTCTTATCGATTTGCAGATGTACGATGGGTCGGAAATGAGTCCGGTTTTGCAGGAGATCCATGCTGGTCAACGATCGATTCAGCAAGTATCCGTGATGAAGCCGCAAATATCAAATATCTTAATCAGGGAGAATTAGATGGAGATGCTTATATACCTGCAGAAACTGATGTCTCGATAAGACCGAGTTGGTTCTATCACCAAGAAGAAGACAAAATGGTGAAAACAACAAAAGAGCTGTGGGACATCTACTGCCAATCAGTTGGTCGTAATAGTGTATTGCTGCTGAACCTTCCACCAGATCGCAGAGGGCAATTATCACCTATCGATTCCACCAATGTGGTACAATTGCGTCAAGGGATCAATGAAACTTTTGGTAACAATTTATTAAAAGGGGCTCAGATAAAATCCAAAAATGGTAGAGGCGGACAGTATGTCGAGACAACTCTTTTAGATAATTCAACTGAAACTTTCTATACTACCAAGGATAAACAGACTACAGATGAAATTACTTTTACCATGTCGGATAAAAAGGAGTTTGACTGTCTGATGATACAGGAAGTCATTCAATTGGGGCATCGTACCACAGGATGGGAAGTGGATTATTCGCAAGATGGTAAACGTTGGACGACGATCTCCGAAACAAAAGGCAGACAAAGTATTGGTCATAAATGGATCGTGAGATTTGAACCTATCGAGGCAAAATACATCCGTTTACGCATCACTAAAGGACAGGCTACTCCGGCTTTACATAGCTTTGGTATCTACAAACAGTCTTTATTATTTACCTAA
- a CDS encoding RagB/SusD family nutrient uptake outer membrane protein: MKIQYYIFILGVVLGYSSCKNELNLYPEDALSDPSFWKSEQDLELYASRFYDILPGANGPGADNQSDWYVSNSPNSYLFGYDVTPTSGGGWSSGDWENIRACNYFLRNYTRVKGSETRIAKSVALVRFFRAWEYFNKLKNFGDLPWLGTDLQVNADELFAPRTSREIVMDSIIADLDYAIAKLPEQNEVKVGELHRYAAMAFKSRICLFEGTYRKYRNMSGATALLQTSIAAAKQIMDSNNYAIWSTGQAGTDYTNLFLQEDLSKNTETILARTYVSELLMHNNTRQLEESGTGLSKAAVESYLCTDGRPISVSKLYQGDQLPTTELQNRDPRLLQTVDNPQLPFKNLADGSTQYRPLPMIDPQYCTTGYYVMKYHSPDPVQWNIGMSTLDVFIFRYAEVLLNYAEANAELGTCTQSVLDQSINKLRDRVAMAHLVESVGFQDANWPNYGYNLSPLLHEIRRERAVELVGEGFRWDDIVRWKGGKLIENPKTIQGLHVTTALAKQYPNFNKELSADGLLLVYPKLNVRKWNDKLYLRPLPIDQLTLNDKLNQNPGW, encoded by the coding sequence ATGAAAATACAATATTATATCTTCATATTAGGCGTAGTATTAGGATACTCGTCTTGTAAAAACGAATTGAACCTGTATCCTGAAGATGCCCTTTCGGATCCTTCTTTTTGGAAAAGTGAACAGGATCTTGAGCTGTATGCCTCCCGTTTTTATGATATCCTTCCAGGTGCAAATGGACCAGGTGCAGATAATCAATCGGATTGGTATGTTAGCAATTCGCCCAATTCATATCTGTTTGGCTATGATGTTACACCTACTTCAGGTGGGGGGTGGTCATCGGGAGACTGGGAAAATATTCGAGCCTGCAATTATTTTCTACGTAACTATACCCGTGTTAAGGGAAGTGAAACACGTATCGCTAAAAGTGTAGCTCTGGTTCGCTTTTTTCGGGCTTGGGAATACTTCAATAAACTGAAAAATTTTGGTGATTTACCTTGGTTGGGCACAGATCTACAGGTTAATGCTGATGAATTGTTTGCACCAAGAACATCTCGTGAAATCGTTATGGATTCGATTATCGCCGATCTTGATTATGCTATAGCCAAATTACCTGAACAAAATGAGGTTAAAGTAGGAGAGCTTCATCGCTATGCCGCAATGGCATTCAAATCTCGCATCTGTCTTTTCGAAGGGACTTATCGTAAATATAGAAATATGTCGGGTGCAACGGCATTACTTCAGACATCCATAGCAGCAGCAAAGCAGATCATGGATTCCAATAATTATGCAATTTGGAGTACAGGTCAAGCAGGAACTGATTATACCAATTTGTTCCTTCAGGAAGATTTAAGTAAAAATACAGAAACTATTCTTGCCAGAACTTATGTGTCAGAACTGCTGATGCATAACAATACCCGTCAACTGGAAGAAAGTGGAACGGGATTGAGTAAGGCTGCGGTGGAAAGTTATTTATGTACCGACGGTCGACCTATTTCGGTAAGTAAGTTATATCAGGGTGACCAATTGCCTACTACCGAACTTCAGAATAGAGACCCACGTCTATTGCAGACTGTTGATAATCCCCAGTTGCCTTTCAAAAACCTAGCAGATGGATCTACGCAGTATCGACCGTTACCGATGATCGATCCGCAATATTGTACCACGGGTTATTATGTGATGAAATATCATTCGCCGGATCCCGTACAATGGAATATAGGGATGTCTACATTAGATGTTTTTATCTTCCGTTATGCCGAAGTGCTGCTTAATTATGCAGAAGCAAATGCCGAGTTGGGCACTTGTACCCAATCGGTCTTGGATCAAAGTATCAATAAACTGAGAGATCGTGTTGCAATGGCGCATTTGGTTGAAAGTGTAGGGTTTCAGGATGCAAACTGGCCGAATTACGGATACAATTTAAGTCCACTGCTTCATGAAATCCGTAGAGAACGTGCCGTAGAGTTAGTAGGAGAAGGTTTCAGATGGGATGATATCGTTCGTTGGAAAGGTGGAAAACTAATTGAAAATCCAAAAACTATACAGGGACTTCATGTAACAACGGCGCTAGCAAAGCAATATCCTAATTTCAATAAAGAATTGAGTGCCGATGGACTATTGCTTGTTTATCCAAAGCTCAACGTGCGGAAGTGGAATGATAAGCTTTATCTCAGACCGCTGCCTATCGATCAGTTGACACTGAATGACAAATTGAACCAAAACCCAGGATGGTAA
- a CDS encoding SusC/RagA family TonB-linked outer membrane protein, translating to MIQKPIKQKLCIRQKWLYNKRSTCHFSLMLTLALGTAQLPISFVQAHERFVQDVQKITISGKIVTNKGESLAGVSVYLEGTSSATKSNADGTFQIQSTKSSGQLKIRLVGYKEKLVPFSGINLLTIQLESETTVLDEIVTVGYAKEKKINLTGAVASVDAKVLDDRPLANLGAGLQGMIGNLNISTGNGAPGKGSGFNIRGLNSINGGGPLILVDGAQMDPNLINPADVESVSVLKDAASSSIYGTQAAYGVILITTKKGKEGNAKINIQSNLAINQPTRIPSYLNSWEFANFLNETNRNSGGSDYYDQNYMDHVYAYFTDPKNNAPVFIDPNDPNKYLYNGNTDWIQETRKKTALMQNHSVSISGRSDKTSYYGSVGMLSQEGFLKHYDDSYKRYNLNLNLSSELKDWMQVRLKSRYNHAYRDMPFGTNSNDMESAFYGADLRPLMPVYHPDGNFSGQGSWTNMVAIQEISGTRRHKENDVWIGGGLTLKPLKSWNINVDYNFNMYSINKKYHGKEILEHTANPNIVTVFPHTSPSSVEYTNDDNYYHNVRAFTDYEYKLEKHQFKFLAGYDFEKKSYRWFNAKRVSLISNDLGQLGQAIGEKYNNSGERANATMGYFGRINYNYDDRYLLEVNGRYDGSSRFPSVKRFAFFPSVSGAWRISNEAFFSDLKQHVNELKFRASYGQLGNQSVGGDYPYIPTMSTNAEMGYIIDGKQISSVNPPGLVSPFLTWETVRQLDFGLDWSMFNNRLTGTFDWYRRNTLNMVTSGTPLPAILGTAVPQENSADLKTTGWELNLGWQDHKGDLSYGLHAILSDNKGTITRFNNPQGQISTHYAGKVWGEIWGYETEGLFQSVEEITQHANQSKVFGGTWNPGDVKYKDLNGDGEISEGKGTLADHGDLKIIGNSEPRYSFGFRGDLKWKNIDFDFFIQGIGKRNIMPGGNQFWGFGNEWHVPFQHSLDSWREDNKDAYFPRSTYDNVTGNRKTQTRYLQNAAYGRLKSVSIGYSLPQHILSKVKIDRVRFYVTGENLVTVTSLLKLYDPETINVGAYPLYKSISFGVNLTL from the coding sequence ATGATACAGAAACCAATTAAACAAAAATTGTGTATTAGACAGAAATGGCTATACAATAAACGATCAACATGCCATTTTAGTTTAATGCTGACACTAGCATTAGGTACCGCCCAGTTACCGATTAGTTTCGTTCAAGCGCATGAACGTTTTGTTCAAGATGTTCAAAAAATAACCATCAGTGGAAAGATTGTCACGAATAAAGGTGAATCACTAGCAGGTGTATCGGTTTATCTTGAAGGCACTTCTTCGGCGACTAAAAGTAATGCTGATGGTACTTTTCAAATACAATCAACCAAAAGTTCAGGACAATTAAAAATCAGGTTAGTAGGATATAAAGAGAAGCTTGTTCCTTTTTCAGGAATAAATCTACTGACGATCCAACTAGAATCGGAAACAACTGTACTTGATGAAATCGTGACGGTGGGTTATGCCAAAGAGAAAAAAATCAATCTGACTGGAGCAGTTGCCTCTGTAGATGCCAAAGTTTTGGATGATCGTCCACTAGCGAATTTAGGTGCTGGACTACAAGGTATGATCGGTAATTTAAATATATCAACGGGCAACGGGGCTCCTGGAAAAGGAAGTGGTTTTAATATCCGGGGATTGAATTCGATCAATGGAGGAGGTCCTTTGATTTTGGTCGACGGCGCACAGATGGATCCAAACTTGATTAATCCTGCCGATGTAGAAAGTGTATCTGTACTTAAAGATGCGGCATCTTCATCAATATACGGTACTCAAGCGGCATATGGCGTCATCTTAATCACAACAAAAAAAGGTAAAGAAGGAAATGCCAAAATTAACATTCAGTCCAATTTGGCGATCAACCAACCCACACGTATTCCGAGCTATTTGAATTCATGGGAGTTTGCCAACTTTCTCAACGAGACAAATCGTAATTCAGGCGGTTCAGATTATTATGATCAGAATTATATGGACCATGTGTATGCCTATTTTACCGATCCGAAAAACAATGCGCCTGTCTTTATAGATCCTAATGATCCGAATAAGTATTTATACAATGGGAATACCGACTGGATCCAGGAGACGCGTAAAAAAACAGCATTGATGCAAAATCATTCGGTATCCATCAGTGGCAGATCTGATAAGACAAGTTACTATGGTTCGGTCGGTATGCTTAGTCAAGAAGGTTTTTTAAAACACTATGATGACAGCTACAAACGGTATAATCTCAACCTCAATCTGTCAAGTGAATTAAAAGACTGGATGCAGGTGAGATTAAAATCACGTTATAATCATGCTTATCGCGATATGCCTTTCGGGACCAATTCAAATGATATGGAATCTGCGTTTTATGGCGCTGACCTTAGACCGCTGATGCCTGTCTACCATCCTGATGGTAATTTTTCAGGACAAGGTAGTTGGACCAATATGGTGGCGATACAGGAAATTTCAGGTACACGTAGACATAAAGAAAATGATGTGTGGATAGGGGGTGGATTGACATTGAAACCACTGAAAAGTTGGAATATCAATGTGGATTATAACTTCAACATGTATAGTATCAATAAAAAATATCACGGGAAAGAAATTTTAGAGCATACAGCCAATCCCAATATTGTGACTGTATTTCCACATACTAGTCCCAGTTCGGTTGAATATACCAATGATGATAACTACTACCATAATGTAAGGGCATTTACTGATTATGAATACAAATTAGAAAAACATCAGTTCAAATTTTTGGCAGGTTATGATTTTGAAAAGAAAAGCTATCGATGGTTCAATGCTAAACGGGTTAGTTTAATTAGTAATGATCTGGGACAGCTAGGACAGGCTATTGGTGAAAAATATAACAATAGTGGCGAGCGTGCAAATGCGACGATGGGGTATTTTGGGCGAATCAACTATAATTATGACGATCGTTATTTGCTTGAAGTTAATGGTCGTTATGATGGTTCTTCCCGTTTTCCATCAGTGAAACGATTTGCATTTTTCCCATCTGTATCTGGAGCATGGCGGATTTCTAATGAAGCATTTTTTAGTGATTTGAAACAACATGTTAATGAATTGAAATTCCGAGCCTCTTATGGGCAACTTGGTAATCAAAGTGTAGGTGGAGATTACCCTTATATACCGACTATGTCGACCAATGCTGAGATGGGTTATATAATTGACGGTAAACAAATATCCAGTGTAAACCCGCCAGGATTAGTGAGCCCATTTTTAACCTGGGAAACTGTTAGACAGTTAGATTTTGGGTTGGATTGGTCTATGTTCAATAATAGACTGACCGGAACATTTGACTGGTACCGACGCAACACGTTGAATATGGTGACTTCAGGAACCCCATTGCCAGCTATTCTAGGTACTGCTGTTCCACAGGAAAATTCAGCAGATCTTAAGACTACAGGGTGGGAGCTGAACTTAGGTTGGCAGGATCATAAAGGAGACCTATCATATGGTCTCCATGCTATTCTTTCGGACAATAAGGGTACGATAACCCGTTTCAATAATCCACAAGGACAGATTTCTACACATTATGCTGGAAAAGTTTGGGGTGAGATCTGGGGATATGAGACAGAGGGACTATTTCAGAGCGTAGAAGAAATAACACAACATGCCAATCAATCGAAGGTCTTTGGTGGCACTTGGAATCCTGGAGATGTCAAATATAAAGATCTGAATGGTGATGGAGAAATCTCGGAAGGAAAGGGAACATTAGCAGATCATGGTGATCTGAAGATTATTGGTAATAGTGAACCGCGTTATTCTTTCGGATTCCGTGGAGATTTAAAATGGAAGAATATTGATTTTGACTTTTTTATTCAAGGTATAGGAAAACGAAATATCATGCCAGGAGGCAATCAGTTCTGGGGTTTTGGTAATGAATGGCATGTTCCATTCCAACATAGTCTAGATTCGTGGCGTGAGGATAATAAAGATGCTTATTTCCCGCGGTCGACCTATGATAACGTAACTGGAAATCGAAAAACACAGACACGATATCTCCAAAATGCAGCTTATGGCAGACTAAAATCTGTCAGTATAGGTTATTCACTGCCGCAGCATATTCTTTCTAAAGTGAAAATAGATCGTGTGAGATTTTATGTGACAGGAGAAAATCTGGTTACGGTGACGAGTTTATTAAAACTTTATGATCCAGAAACGATTAATGTAGGCGCTTACCCGTTGTACAAGTCTATTTCATTTGGTGTCAATTTAACCCTTTAA